The Chryseobacterium phocaeense genome includes the window GAGGCTTTGAAGCTGGCACGCTAGTGTTGGTGGAGCCAACGTTGAAATACCACCCTTTACTTACTTGGAGCCTAACTTCATATTGAAGGACATTGCGTGGTGGGTAGTTTGACTGGGGTGGTCGCCTCCAAAAGAGTAACGGAGGCTTTCAAAGGTACCCTCAGCACGCTTGGTAACCGTGCGTAGAGTGTAATGGCATAAGGGTGCTTGACTGTGAGACCAACAAGTCGATCAGGTGCGAAAGCAGGACATAGTGATCCGGTGGTTCCGTATGGAAGGGCCATCGCTCATAGGATAAAAGGTACTCCGGGGATAACAGGCTAGTCTCCCCCAAGAGCTCACATCGACGGGGAGGTTCGGCACCTCGATGTCGGCTCGTCACATCCTGGGGCTGGAGAAGGTCCCAAGGGTTGGGCTGTTCGCCCATTAAAGTGGCACGCGAGCTGGGTTCAGAACGTCGTGAGACAGTTCGGTCTCTATCTATTGCGGGCGTTAGATGTTTGAGAGGGCTTGATTCTAGTACGAGAGGACCGAATTGAACAAACCTCTGGTGTATCAGTTGTACCGCCAGGTGCACCGCTGAGTAGCTATGTTTGGAAGAGATAAGCACTGAAAGCATATAAGTGCGAAACTCGCCTCAAGATGAGACATCTTTTAAGGGTCGTTGTAGATGACGACGTTGATAGGCTACAGGTGTAAAGCTGGTAACAGCATAGCCGAGTAGTACTAATTACCCGTAGATTTATAGCCTATGGTTGCTATATAACAAGCCTTTTATGCGCAGTAAAGGTTTTGTCTTTGTGAAAGTTTTTATCGCTTAAAACTTGTACCCTGTAGGTTGTAGAAAGTATAATGTAAATACATTGTACATGATACATCCGACATTGTACAATATATACCTTCTTTAGGGTGGTTTTAGCGGTGGGGCTCACCTGTTCCCATTCCGAACACAGAAGTTAAGCCCACCAGCGCCGATGGTACTGCGACAAGCGGGAGAGTAGGCCGCCGCCAGTTTTTATTAAAACGTCTCATACAGTTTTGTGTGAGACGTTTTTGTTTTATACCCCTACCAAAAAGAAATAAAAAATAAATGATAAATGATCATTGATAAGTGATAAAAGATCAATGATGAATGATAAGCAATAGGTAATAGGGAATAGGGTAATGAGTAATGAATACCCAGTATCCATACTCTGTTCAAATCAATTATCAATCATCAATCATCATTTATTACTCATTATCCATTACCCATTAAATCAGGCCAAATTATTTCTATTCATAAAAATTAAAATAGATTAAATCTCTTACAGACCTTCTATTTATGTTGTAACTTTATTTTATGAAAGAGCATATTGTGAGAGGGTTTAGATTTGAAACGTACAAAGAACCGGAATTATCTGTATTTGACCGGTTGCTGGAAATTTTTACAGATTTATTGACCCATACTTCAGGAGATTTTGATGAAGCGATCGACTGGCTTCGGATGCTGGATGAAGAATACCAGCTTACGACTCCGGAATATACTATCGACGATTTTATAGAAGACCTCAAAAAGAAAGGCTATATCCGGGAAGAAGTTGATCCTACTGGTGGAAACGGAATTCGTCTGAGCGCAAAAATGGAACAGAATATCCGTAAACAGGCACTTAATCAAATATTCGGAAATCTTGGAAAAAGTGGGAACGGAAATCATAAGACCAATAAAAGCGGAACCGGAGAAGATACAACAGGAGAATTCCGTAATTATAACTTTGGGGATCCTGTAGAAAAAATCTCTATTACCGAAAGCCTTAAAAATGCCCAAATCAATAACGGAATCGGTGATTTTCATCTTACTGAAGATGATTTGATTGTTGAAGATAGCATTCACCAATCTCAGATGAGCACGGTTTTGATGATTGACATAAGCCACAGTATGATCCTTTATGGTGAAGACCGTATCACTCCCGCCAAAAAAGTGGCAATGGCCCTTGCAGAACTGATTACAACGCGTTATCCGAAAGATACTTTAGATATTATTGTTTTTGGAGATGATGCATGGCCTGTAAAAATTCAGGAGCTGCCTTATCTGCAGGTTGGTCCGTATCATACAAATACGGTTGCCGGGCTTCAACTGGCGATGGATATTTTACGGAGAAAAAGAAATACCAATAAACAGATATTTATGATCACCGACGGAAAACCAAGCTGTGTCCGTCAGGCCGATGGTACA containing:
- a CDS encoding vWA domain-containing protein, with product MKEHIVRGFRFETYKEPELSVFDRLLEIFTDLLTHTSGDFDEAIDWLRMLDEEYQLTTPEYTIDDFIEDLKKKGYIREEVDPTGGNGIRLSAKMEQNIRKQALNQIFGNLGKSGNGNHKTNKSGTGEDTTGEFRNYNFGDPVEKISITESLKNAQINNGIGDFHLTEDDLIVEDSIHQSQMSTVLMIDISHSMILYGEDRITPAKKVAMALAELITTRYPKDTLDIIVFGDDAWPVKIQELPYLQVGPYHTNTVAGLQLAMDILRRKRNTNKQIFMITDGKPSCVRQADGTYYMNSYGLDEYVVQKCYNMASQARRLHIPITTFMIAQDPYLQRFVSEFTEANQGKAFYTGLNGLGHMIFEDYEANRKKRIR